Proteins from one Mycobacterium sp. SMC-2 genomic window:
- a CDS encoding LLM class F420-dependent oxidoreductase codes for MKVSVVAPVADGVTADPEWMAAFAGHLERCGFESIVVVEHTVLLTRYDSVYPYDSSGRVGLAADCPIPDPLDLLAFLAGHTTTLGLATGVLVLPNHHPVVLAKRAATVDALSGGRLRLCVGVGWLKEELEACGADFDNRGRRADEQVAVLRALWAEQPQGVSHHGEFFNFDNVMCYPKPVARERLPIHIGGHSRAAARRAGRLGDGFQPLGVTGPELASLIALMRAEASAAGRDPANLQVSLGHAVNKVDAERAGSLVEQGADRIVLAMPPTTDIEQAKDVLSACAQRLSLTA; via the coding sequence ATGAAGGTCTCAGTCGTGGCCCCGGTCGCCGACGGCGTCACCGCGGATCCGGAGTGGATGGCGGCCTTCGCGGGCCACCTGGAACGGTGCGGGTTCGAGTCGATCGTTGTCGTCGAGCACACCGTGCTCCTGACCCGCTACGACAGCGTCTACCCCTACGACAGCTCGGGTCGCGTCGGGCTGGCCGCCGACTGCCCCATCCCCGACCCGCTCGATCTGCTGGCCTTCCTGGCCGGCCACACCACCACCCTCGGCCTGGCCACCGGCGTGTTGGTGCTGCCCAACCATCATCCGGTGGTCCTCGCCAAGCGTGCCGCCACCGTGGACGCGCTGTCGGGCGGGCGGCTGCGGCTGTGCGTGGGCGTGGGATGGCTCAAGGAGGAGCTCGAGGCGTGCGGCGCGGACTTCGACAACCGCGGCAGGCGCGCCGACGAGCAGGTGGCCGTCTTGCGGGCGTTATGGGCCGAGCAGCCACAGGGCGTGTCGCATCACGGTGAGTTCTTCAACTTCGACAATGTCATGTGCTACCCCAAACCCGTTGCTCGCGAACGCCTTCCGATCCATATCGGCGGGCACAGCCGGGCGGCGGCCCGCCGCGCCGGTCGCCTGGGAGACGGCTTCCAGCCGCTCGGCGTCACCGGCCCCGAACTTGCGTCGCTGATCGCGTTGATGCGTGCGGAGGCGTCGGCGGCGGGCCGCGATCCGGCGAACCTGCAGGTGTCACTGGGCCACGCGGTGAACAAGGTCGACGCCGAGCGCGCGGGCAGCCTCGTCGAGCAGGGCGCCGACCGGATTGTGCTGGCCATGCCGCCGACCACCGACATCGAGCAGGCCAAGGACGTGCTGTCGGCGTGTGCCCAACGCCTGTCGCTGACGGCGTGA
- a CDS encoding nuclear transport factor 2 family protein — protein sequence MTLSTDDRFALSDLVHRYAAYIDDRRFDSAATLFTYSAVLELPEPPNALTPIHSHHGRDAIAAAVAVVGALTRTEHAIVGEVYDAAVRPGTARGRVACVAHHWDRRGDDLVDVVWHLRYDDEYELADRWRIGRRTLTINALETRSARLVRRHDPIS from the coding sequence ATGACCCTGTCAACCGATGACCGCTTTGCCCTCAGCGACCTGGTGCACCGATACGCGGCCTACATCGACGACCGTCGATTTGACTCCGCCGCAACGCTTTTCACCTACAGCGCGGTGCTGGAGCTGCCCGAACCGCCCAACGCGCTGACGCCGATCCATTCGCATCACGGGCGCGACGCCATCGCCGCCGCGGTCGCCGTGGTCGGGGCGCTCACCCGCACCGAGCACGCCATCGTCGGTGAGGTCTACGACGCGGCCGTTCGGCCGGGCACCGCCCGTGGGCGGGTGGCGTGCGTCGCGCACCACTGGGACCGGCGCGGCGACGACCTTGTCGACGTGGTCTGGCACCTGCGCTACGACGACGAGTACGAGCTGGCCGACCGCTGGCGGATCGGCCGCCGGACGTTGACCATCAACGCTCTTGAGACCCGTTCCGCCCGTCTCGTGCGGCGACACGACCCGATTTCGTGA
- the eccCa gene encoding type VII secretion protein EccCa yields the protein MKRGFARPTPEKPPVIKPENIVLPTPLSIPPPEGKPVWLIIVGVLVIGLLIGMVAMVFGSGSRVFGGAGAIFPIFMIGGVAMMMFGGRFGGQQQMSRPKLDAMRAQFMLMLDMLRETAHESADSMDANYRWFHPAPTTLSAAVGSSRMWERKPDGKDLNFGVVRVGVGMTRPEVTWGEPQNMPTDIELEPVTGKALQEFGRYQSVVYNLPKMISLLVEPWYSLDGEREQVLGLMRAIICQLAFSHGPDHVQMVVVTSDLDEWDWVKWLPHFGDPRRQDAAGNARMVYSSVREFAAEQSELFAGRGSFTPRHASSSAQTPTPHTVIVADVVDPQWEFVISAEGIDGVTFFDLTGASMWTSVPERTLRFDDKGVIEALPRDRDTWMVIDEKPWFFALTDHISVAEAEEFAQAMARWRLAEAYEEIGQRVAHIGARDILSYYGIDDPGRIDFEALWGARTDTMGRSRLRAPFGNRSDNGELLFLDMKSLDEGGDGPHGVMSGTTGSGKSTLVRTVIESLMLSHPPEELQFVLADLKGGSAVKPFAGVPHVSRIITDLEEDQALMERFLDALWGEIARRKAICDSAGVDDAKEYNAVRLRMRARGQDMAPLPMLVVVIDEFYEWFRIMPTAVDVLDSIGRQGRAYWIHLMMASQTIESRAEKLMENMGYRLVLKARTAGAAQAAGVPNAVNLPAQAGLGYFRRSLEDIVRFQAEFLWRDYFPRGLTEDGEEAPALVHSIDYVRPQLFTNSFTPLEVSVGGPELTPAALTNGEPVEAEEPVDDDIEGIRVPKVGTVIIDQLRKIEFEPYRLWQPPLNQPVAIDELVNRFLGHPWQEDYGTARDLVFPIGIIDRPFKHDQPPWTVDTSGPGANVLILGAGGSGKTTALQTLICSAALTHTPEQVQFYCLAYSSTALTTVAGLPHVGEVAGPTDPYGVRRTVAELLALVRERKRSFLEYGIASMEVFRRRKFGGEPGPVPNDGFGDVYLVVDNYRALAEENEVLIEQVNVIINQGPSFGVHVVVTADRESELRPPVRSGFGSRVELRLAAVEDAKLVRSRFAKDVPVKPGRGMVAVNYVRLDSDPQAGLHTLVARPALATTPDYVFESDSIIDAVSRLTSAQAPPVRRLPARFDLEQLRELAARDTRQGVGAGGIAWAISELDLSPVYLNFAENAHLMVTGRRECGRTTTLATIMSEIGRLYAPGASSAPPPPAGQPSAQVWLVDPRRQLLTALGPDYVEKFAYNLDGVQAMMGELAAVLAGREPPPGLSAEELLSRSWWSGPEIFLIVDDIQQLPAGFDSPLHKAAPWVTRAADVGLHVLVTRTFGGWSSAGSDPMLRALAQANAPLLVMDADPDEGFIRGKMKGGPLPRGRGLLMAEDTGVFVQVAATELRK from the coding sequence GTGAAACGCGGGTTTGCGCGGCCGACACCGGAGAAGCCTCCGGTCATCAAGCCGGAGAACATCGTCCTCCCGACGCCCCTGAGCATTCCGCCACCCGAGGGCAAGCCCGTGTGGCTGATCATCGTCGGCGTCCTGGTGATCGGTCTGTTGATCGGCATGGTCGCAATGGTCTTCGGCAGCGGCTCGCGCGTATTCGGCGGCGCCGGCGCGATCTTCCCGATCTTCATGATCGGTGGCGTCGCGATGATGATGTTCGGCGGCCGGTTCGGCGGTCAGCAGCAGATGAGCCGGCCCAAGCTGGACGCGATGCGCGCCCAGTTCATGCTGATGCTGGACATGCTGCGCGAGACCGCCCACGAGTCGGCCGACAGCATGGACGCCAACTACCGGTGGTTCCACCCGGCGCCCACCACGCTGTCCGCCGCGGTCGGAAGCTCACGGATGTGGGAGCGCAAGCCCGACGGCAAGGACCTCAACTTCGGTGTGGTCCGGGTCGGCGTCGGCATGACGCGGCCCGAGGTGACCTGGGGTGAGCCGCAGAACATGCCGACCGACATCGAGCTGGAGCCGGTGACCGGTAAGGCGCTGCAGGAATTCGGGCGCTACCAAAGCGTCGTCTACAACCTGCCCAAGATGATCTCGCTGCTGGTCGAGCCCTGGTATTCGCTCGATGGGGAGCGCGAGCAGGTGCTGGGACTGATGCGGGCGATCATCTGCCAGCTGGCGTTCTCGCACGGCCCCGACCACGTGCAGATGGTCGTGGTCACTTCGGACCTGGACGAGTGGGACTGGGTGAAGTGGCTTCCGCACTTCGGTGACCCCCGGCGCCAGGACGCCGCCGGCAACGCGCGGATGGTCTACAGCTCGGTGCGCGAGTTCGCCGCCGAACAATCCGAATTGTTCGCCGGGCGTGGCTCTTTCACACCCCGGCACGCCAGCTCGTCGGCGCAGACTCCGACGCCCCATACGGTGATCGTCGCGGACGTCGTCGACCCCCAGTGGGAGTTCGTCATCAGCGCCGAAGGCATCGACGGGGTGACGTTCTTCGACCTGACCGGCGCCTCGATGTGGACGTCGGTCCCCGAGCGCACGCTGCGGTTCGACGACAAGGGCGTCATCGAGGCGCTGCCCCGCGACCGCGACACCTGGATGGTGATCGACGAGAAGCCGTGGTTCTTCGCGCTGACCGACCACATCAGCGTCGCGGAGGCGGAGGAATTCGCCCAGGCGATGGCTCGCTGGCGGCTCGCCGAGGCCTACGAAGAGATCGGCCAGCGGGTGGCCCACATCGGCGCCCGAGACATCCTGTCCTACTACGGAATCGACGACCCGGGCCGCATCGACTTCGAGGCCCTGTGGGGCGCCCGCACCGACACGATGGGCCGGTCGCGATTGCGGGCACCGTTCGGTAACCGCTCCGACAACGGCGAATTGCTGTTCCTGGACATGAAGTCGCTGGACGAGGGCGGTGACGGTCCGCACGGCGTCATGTCCGGAACGACCGGTTCGGGTAAATCGACCCTGGTGCGAACCGTGATCGAATCGCTGATGCTCAGCCACCCGCCGGAGGAGCTGCAGTTCGTGCTGGCGGACCTCAAGGGTGGGTCGGCGGTCAAGCCGTTCGCGGGCGTCCCGCACGTGTCGCGCATCATCACCGACCTGGAGGAGGACCAGGCGCTGATGGAGCGCTTCCTGGACGCCCTGTGGGGCGAGATCGCCCGGCGCAAGGCGATCTGCGACAGCGCCGGGGTCGACGACGCCAAGGAGTACAACGCGGTCCGCCTCCGGATGCGGGCACGCGGCCAGGACATGGCGCCGCTGCCGATGCTCGTGGTGGTCATCGACGAGTTCTACGAGTGGTTCCGCATCATGCCGACCGCGGTCGACGTGCTCGACTCGATCGGCCGGCAGGGCCGCGCCTACTGGATCCACCTGATGATGGCCTCGCAGACCATCGAAAGCCGCGCCGAGAAGCTCATGGAGAACATGGGTTACCGGCTGGTGCTGAAAGCGCGTACCGCCGGTGCGGCGCAGGCGGCCGGCGTGCCGAACGCGGTGAACCTGCCGGCGCAGGCGGGCCTGGGCTACTTCCGGCGCAGCCTGGAAGACATCGTCCGGTTCCAGGCCGAGTTCCTGTGGCGGGACTACTTCCCCCGCGGGCTCACCGAGGACGGTGAGGAAGCGCCTGCGTTGGTGCACAGCATCGATTACGTTCGCCCGCAACTGTTTACCAACTCTTTCACCCCGCTCGAGGTGAGTGTGGGCGGCCCGGAGCTCACCCCGGCCGCGCTCACGAACGGCGAGCCGGTCGAGGCCGAAGAGCCGGTCGACGACGACATCGAGGGGATCAGGGTTCCCAAGGTCGGCACGGTGATCATCGATCAGCTGCGCAAGATCGAGTTCGAGCCGTACCGGTTGTGGCAACCGCCGCTGAACCAGCCCGTCGCTATCGACGAGCTGGTCAACCGCTTCCTCGGTCACCCCTGGCAGGAGGACTACGGCACGGCACGCGATCTGGTGTTCCCGATCGGGATCATCGACCGGCCCTTCAAGCACGACCAGCCGCCGTGGACGGTCGACACCTCGGGTCCGGGCGCCAACGTCCTGATCCTGGGCGCCGGCGGTTCGGGCAAGACGACCGCCCTGCAGACCCTGATCTGCTCGGCCGCGCTGACCCACACGCCCGAGCAGGTGCAGTTCTACTGCCTGGCCTACAGCAGCACCGCGTTGACCACGGTCGCCGGGCTGCCGCACGTCGGTGAGGTAGCCGGTCCGACCGATCCGTACGGCGTGCGCCGGACGGTCGCCGAACTGCTGGCGTTGGTCCGCGAGCGCAAGCGCAGCTTCCTCGAGTACGGAATCGCCTCGATGGAGGTCTTCCGCCGGCGCAAGTTCGGCGGCGAACCCGGCCCCGTCCCCAACGACGGGTTCGGCGACGTGTACCTGGTGGTGGACAACTACCGGGCGCTGGCCGAAGAGAACGAGGTGCTGATCGAGCAGGTCAACGTGATCATCAACCAGGGCCCCTCGTTCGGGGTCCACGTGGTGGTCACCGCCGACCGCGAATCGGAGCTGCGGCCACCGGTGCGCAGCGGGTTCGGCTCCCGGGTCGAGTTGCGACTGGCCGCCGTGGAGGACGCCAAGCTGGTGCGGTCCCGGTTCGCCAAGGACGTCCCGGTCAAGCCGGGCCGCGGCATGGTCGCGGTCAACTACGTCCGGCTCGATTCCGACCCGCAGGCCGGTCTGCACACGCTGGTGGCGCGGCCCGCGCTCGCGACCACGCCTGACTACGTGTTCGAGTCCGACAGCATCATCGACGCGGTGAGTCGCCTCACGAGCGCTCAGGCGCCGCCGGTGCGCCGGCTGCCCGCGCGGTTCGACCTGGAGCAGTTGCGGGAACTGGCCGCACGGGACACCCGGCAGGGGGTCGGCGCGGGCGGAATCGCATGGGCCATCTCCGAATTGGATCTGTCGCCGGTCTACCTCAACTTCGCTGAGAACGCCCACCTGATGGTGACGGGTCGACGCGAATGTGGGCGCACCACCACGCTGGCCACCATCATGAGTGAAATCGGCCGGCTGTACGCGCCCGGCGCCAGCAGCGCGCCCCCGCCGCCGGCCGGCCAGCCGTCGGCACAGGTGTGGCTGGTGGACCCGCGGCGTCAGCTGCTGACCGCGCTCGGTCCGGACTACGTCGAGAAGTTCGCGTACAACCTCGACGGCGTCCAGGCGATGATGGGAGAGCTGGCGGCGGTCCTGGCCGGACGCGAACCGCCGCCCGGTCTGTCCGCCGAAGAGTTGTTGTCGCGGTCGTGGTGGAGCGGTCCGGAGATCTTCCTGATCGTCGACGACATCCAGCAGCTGCCGGCAGGTTTCGACTCGCCGCTGCACAAGGCCGCCCCCTGGGTCACCAGGGCCGCCGATGTCGGGTTGCACGTGCTCGTCACGCGCACCTTCGGTGGCTGGTCTTCGGCGGGCAGCGACCCGATGCTGCGGGCGCTGGCCCAGGCGAACGCGCCATTGCTGGTGATGGACGCCGACCCGGACGAGGGCTTCATCCGCGGCAAGATGAAGGGTGGCCCGCTGCCCCGTGGTCGAGGCCTGCTGATGGCCGAGGACACCGGGGTGTTCGTCCAGGTCGCGGCGACGGAGTTGCGCAAGTAA
- a CDS encoding molybdopterin-dependent oxidoreductase yields the protein MGTPLESAPDYRNEIHTAEDIIDVETYGGGFDLTRRATAPKLRIGRDRWFNLLWLIPIGFALMVAAVAVGKGLHNMPAVQSFIARHPGTDSAGVTPGLPAWIGWTHFFNLFMMMFIIRTGIQILCDHPRLYFSRNATPGKDEWLRVGPPVPDDELWTANADTVALPPQLGLPGFRHSIGLARWWHLGVDVLWLVNGAVFYVLLFATGQWRHIVPTNWDVFPNALSVAIQYMSLDWPTDNGWVAYNGLQLLAYFTTVFIAAPAALITGLGMSPALSQRVHWLSKRLSIQHARSLHFVVLAYFLFFILVHVTMVLTTEALRNLNHMFASRDDNSWIGFGIFCLAMVVTAIAWVWATPFTIRHPRVIQRVGYALVGPFQRMLEQLDPKPGAFSEKDISPHHWRNGRLPETVEYKELEANDFKDWRLKVYGLVEHPMEFSLEDLMALPYHEQISQHFCIQAWSGVAKWGGVQMKTIMDIVKPLPEAKWAVFYSMGLGATGGIYYNAHHIGQMDHHMTMLAYKMNDQPLPYMHGRPLRLRNELQHGFKLVKWIKGIEFVADYRDIGSGYGGYSEDHKYFGRHQTL from the coding sequence GTGGGCACGCCGCTGGAGTCCGCACCGGATTACCGCAACGAGATTCACACCGCCGAGGACATCATCGACGTCGAAACCTATGGTGGCGGCTTCGATCTCACCAGGCGGGCGACCGCCCCGAAGCTGCGCATCGGGCGCGATCGGTGGTTCAACCTGCTGTGGCTGATCCCGATCGGCTTTGCCCTGATGGTCGCCGCGGTTGCCGTCGGCAAAGGCCTGCACAACATGCCCGCGGTGCAGTCGTTCATCGCGCGTCATCCCGGGACGGACAGCGCCGGCGTCACGCCCGGCCTTCCGGCCTGGATCGGTTGGACGCACTTCTTCAACCTGTTCATGATGATGTTCATCATCAGGACCGGGATCCAGATTCTCTGCGACCATCCCCGGCTTTACTTCAGCCGCAACGCCACTCCCGGCAAGGACGAGTGGCTGCGAGTCGGCCCGCCGGTGCCCGACGACGAACTGTGGACCGCCAACGCCGACACGGTGGCGCTGCCGCCGCAGCTCGGCCTGCCCGGCTTCCGTCACTCGATCGGGCTGGCCCGGTGGTGGCACCTGGGCGTGGACGTGCTGTGGCTCGTCAACGGCGCCGTCTTTTACGTGCTGCTGTTCGCCACCGGACAGTGGCGCCACATCGTGCCGACCAACTGGGACGTCTTCCCCAACGCCCTGTCGGTAGCGATCCAGTACATGTCGCTGGACTGGCCGACCGACAACGGCTGGGTCGCCTACAACGGCCTGCAGCTGCTGGCGTACTTCACCACCGTGTTCATCGCCGCCCCGGCCGCGTTGATCACGGGCCTGGGGATGTCGCCGGCGCTGTCGCAGCGCGTGCACTGGCTGAGCAAGCGGCTCAGCATCCAGCACGCACGGTCGCTGCACTTCGTGGTGCTGGCCTACTTCCTGTTCTTCATCCTGGTGCACGTGACGATGGTCCTGACCACCGAGGCGCTGCGGAACCTCAACCACATGTTCGCCTCGCGCGACGACAACAGCTGGATCGGATTCGGGATCTTCTGCCTGGCGATGGTGGTGACGGCCATCGCGTGGGTCTGGGCCACTCCCTTCACCATTCGTCATCCGCGCGTGATTCAGCGGGTCGGGTACGCGCTCGTCGGCCCGTTCCAGCGGATGCTGGAACAGCTTGACCCCAAGCCCGGCGCCTTCAGCGAGAAGGACATCTCGCCGCACCACTGGCGCAACGGCCGCCTGCCGGAGACCGTCGAGTACAAGGAGCTGGAAGCGAACGACTTCAAGGACTGGCGGCTCAAGGTCTACGGTCTGGTCGAGCACCCGATGGAGTTCTCGCTCGAGGACTTGATGGCGTTGCCCTACCACGAACAGATCAGCCAGCACTTCTGCATCCAAGCCTGGTCGGGCGTCGCCAAATGGGGTGGCGTGCAGATGAAGACGATCATGGACATCGTCAAACCGCTGCCGGAAGCCAAATGGGCGGTGTTCTATTCGATGGGCCTCGGCGCGACGGGCGGCATCTATTACAACGCCCATCACATCGGCCAGATGGATCACCACATGACGATGCTGGCCTACAAGATGAACGACCAACCGCTGCCCTACATGCATGGCAGGCCGCTGCGGCTGCGCAACGAATTGCAGCACGGCTTCAAGCTCGTCAAGTGGATCAAGGGGATCGAGTTCGTTGCCGACTACCGCGACATCGGGAGCGGTTACGGCGGCTACAGCGAGGACCACAAATACTTCGGGCGGCACCAGACGCTTTAA
- the malQ gene encoding 4-alpha-glucanotransferase, translating into MSELAPSLAELARRYGIATEYQDWVGRRVPVPATTLVAVLAALGVAAGTEQERNVALTAQLRSHWARRLPATIVGRTGEQTRFWVHVTHGDPAEVWLQLEDGTVRGGIQQVDNFTPPFDLDGRWVGEASFLLPADLPLGYHRVHLRSGDDETSTALIMTPDWLGLPERLGARRGWGLAAQLYSVRSGQSWGVGDLTDLTDLAVWSASRHGADYVLVNPLHAAAPTRPMEPSPYLPTSRRFVNPIYLRVEAIPEFTELPKRSWVRRLRSDVRQRAAGLDAIDRDGAWAAKRAALELLHRVPRSAGRELSYAAFRAREGRALDDFATWCALAEKYGDDWHRWPESLQHPDAPGVANFAENHSETVDFHRWLQWQLDEQLASAQSQAVRSGMALGVMHDLAVGVHPNGADAWALQDVLALGVTAGAPPDEFNQLGQDWSQPPWRPERLDAEEYRPFRALIRAVLRHAGGVRIDHIIGLFRLWWIPEGAPPTQGTYVRYDHEAMIGIVALEAHRAGALVVGEDLGTVEPWVRDYLLLRGLLGTSILWFELDRDGNGGPLPAERWREYCLSSVTTHDLPPTAGYLAGDHVRLREYLGLLTRPADDELASDRAELAAWMAELRRVGLLADDEHDAESVVLALHRYLGRTPSRLVGVALTDAVGDRRTQNQPGTTDEYPNWRVPLTGPDGRPVLLEDVFTDVRAAALAEAVRSAIAPAAAESAPVSF; encoded by the coding sequence ATGAGTGAGCTCGCACCCTCGCTGGCCGAACTTGCCCGGAGGTACGGCATCGCGACCGAGTACCAGGACTGGGTCGGGCGACGGGTACCGGTTCCGGCAACCACGCTGGTGGCCGTGTTGGCCGCGCTCGGCGTGGCGGCCGGCACCGAGCAGGAGCGCAACGTGGCGCTGACCGCACAGCTGCGGTCGCATTGGGCGCGCCGGCTGCCGGCCACCATCGTCGGTCGCACCGGTGAGCAGACGCGGTTCTGGGTGCACGTGACGCACGGCGATCCCGCCGAGGTCTGGTTGCAGCTCGAGGACGGCACGGTGCGCGGCGGGATCCAGCAGGTCGACAACTTCACCCCGCCGTTCGACCTGGACGGGCGCTGGGTGGGCGAGGCCAGCTTCCTCCTGCCGGCGGACCTGCCGTTGGGCTACCACCGGGTGCACCTGCGTTCCGGCGACGACGAGACGAGCACCGCGCTGATCATGACGCCGGATTGGCTCGGGCTGCCGGAGCGGCTCGGCGCCCGGCGGGGCTGGGGGCTGGCCGCCCAGCTCTACAGCGTGCGATCCGGCCAGTCCTGGGGAGTCGGCGATCTGACGGATTTGACCGACCTGGCGGTGTGGTCGGCGTCGCGGCACGGCGCCGACTACGTATTGGTCAATCCGCTGCACGCCGCGGCGCCAACGCGGCCCATGGAGCCGTCGCCGTATCTGCCGACGTCACGGCGCTTCGTCAACCCTATTTACCTTCGCGTCGAGGCGATTCCCGAGTTCACCGAGCTGCCCAAGCGCAGCTGGGTGCGCCGGCTGCGTTCCGACGTGCGACAGCGCGCCGCTGGACTCGACGCCATCGATCGCGACGGCGCGTGGGCGGCGAAGCGCGCGGCGCTCGAGCTACTGCATCGGGTGCCGCGGTCGGCGGGCCGCGAACTGTCCTATGCGGCCTTCCGCGCCCGCGAGGGTCGCGCGCTGGACGACTTCGCCACCTGGTGCGCCCTGGCCGAGAAGTACGGCGACGACTGGCATCGCTGGCCCGAGTCGCTCCAGCATCCCGACGCGCCCGGTGTCGCGAATTTCGCCGAAAACCACTCGGAGACGGTCGATTTCCATCGCTGGCTGCAGTGGCAACTCGACGAGCAGCTCGCCTCGGCGCAGTCGCAGGCGGTCCGGTCCGGCATGGCGCTGGGCGTGATGCACGACCTGGCCGTCGGCGTGCATCCCAACGGTGCCGACGCGTGGGCCCTGCAGGATGTGCTCGCGCTGGGCGTCACCGCCGGCGCGCCGCCGGACGAATTCAATCAACTCGGCCAGGACTGGTCCCAGCCGCCGTGGCGGCCCGAGCGGCTGGATGCGGAGGAGTATCGGCCCTTCCGGGCGTTGATCCGTGCGGTGCTGCGGCATGCCGGCGGCGTCCGCATCGACCACATCATCGGGTTGTTCCGGCTCTGGTGGATTCCCGAGGGCGCACCGCCCACCCAGGGCACCTATGTGCGCTACGACCATGAAGCGATGATCGGGATCGTCGCCCTGGAAGCGCACCGCGCCGGTGCGCTGGTCGTGGGAGAGGACCTGGGCACGGTCGAGCCATGGGTGCGTGACTATCTGCTGTTGCGCGGCTTGCTCGGCACCTCGATCCTCTGGTTCGAGCTGGACCGCGACGGCAACGGCGGTCCGCTGCCGGCCGAGCGCTGGCGGGAGTATTGCCTGTCCTCGGTGACCACCCACGACCTGCCGCCGACCGCGGGCTACCTGGCGGGCGATCACGTGCGGCTGCGCGAGTACCTCGGACTGCTCACCCGCCCCGCCGACGACGAGCTTGCCTCCGACCGGGCGGAGCTGGCGGCCTGGATGGCCGAGTTGAGGCGGGTGGGATTGCTCGCCGACGACGAACACGACGCGGAGAGCGTGGTTCTCGCCCTGCATCGCTATCTGGGGCGGACGCCGTCGCGGCTGGTGGGCGTCGCGCTGACCGACGCGGTGGGTGACCGGCGGACCCAGAATCAACCCGGAACCACCGACGAATACCCCAACTGGCGGGTGCCCCTGACCGGCCCCGACGGCCGCCCGGTGCTGCTCGAGGACGTGTTCACCGATGTCCGGGCGGCCGCACTGGCCGAGGCGGTGCGCAGTGCAATCGCGCCCGCGGCCGCCGAAAGCGCGCCTGTTAGCTTCTGA
- the eccB gene encoding type VII secretion protein EccB, which translates to MAEESRGQRGSGYGLGLSTRTQVTGYQFLARRTAMALTRWRVRMEVEPGRRQTLAVVASVSAALVICLGALLYSFLSPAGQVGDSPIIADRDSGALYVRVGDRLYPALNLASARLITGRPDNPHLVKSNQIATLPRGPMVGIPGAPSTFHPTSPTTSSWLVCDTVATSTGVSAPSGVTVTVIDGNPDLSNHRHVLKGSDAVVLNYGGDTWVIREGRRSRIDATNRSVLLPLGLTPEQVGQAKPMSRALFDALPVGPELTVPQVQNAGAAASFPGAPGPIGTVIVTPQISGPQQYSLVLADGVQTLPPLVAQILQNAGPGNTRPVTVEPSALAKMPVVNKLDLSSYPDAPLNVADIRENPATCWWWQKTSGENRARIQVVSGASLPIAAKDENKVVSLVKADTTGRVADQVYFGPDYGNFVTVTGNDPGAKTTESLWWLTDAGARFGVDDTRDVREALGLKTTPSLAPWVALRLLPQGPTLSRADALVQHDTLPMDMSPAELAVPK; encoded by the coding sequence GTGGCGGAAGAGAGTCGCGGGCAACGCGGATCGGGGTATGGCCTCGGGTTGTCGACGCGGACCCAGGTGACCGGCTACCAGTTCCTCGCTCGCCGCACCGCTATGGCGCTCACCCGGTGGCGCGTGCGTATGGAGGTCGAGCCTGGACGGCGACAGACGCTGGCCGTGGTGGCGTCGGTCTCGGCGGCGCTGGTGATCTGCCTGGGCGCCCTGCTGTACTCCTTCCTCAGCCCGGCGGGCCAGGTCGGGGATTCGCCGATCATCGCCGACCGCGACTCCGGCGCGCTGTATGTCCGCGTGGGCGACCGGTTGTACCCGGCGCTCAACCTGGCGTCGGCGCGCCTGATCACCGGCCGGCCGGACAACCCGCACCTGGTCAAGTCCAACCAGATCGCCACGCTGCCGCGCGGCCCGATGGTGGGGATTCCCGGGGCGCCGTCGACCTTCCACCCCACCAGCCCGACCACGTCGTCGTGGCTGGTGTGCGACACCGTCGCCACCTCGACCGGTGTCAGTGCGCCGTCCGGGGTGACGGTGACCGTCATCGACGGGAACCCCGACCTCAGCAACCACCGGCACGTCCTGAAGGGGTCCGACGCCGTGGTGCTGAACTACGGCGGGGACACGTGGGTGATCCGTGAGGGGCGCCGGTCACGAATCGACGCGACGAACCGATCGGTGCTGTTGCCGCTGGGCCTGACGCCGGAGCAGGTCGGCCAGGCCAAGCCCATGAGCCGCGCCCTGTTCGACGCGTTGCCGGTGGGCCCGGAACTGACCGTGCCGCAGGTGCAGAACGCGGGCGCGGCCGCGTCCTTCCCAGGCGCCCCCGGCCCGATCGGCACGGTGATCGTCACGCCGCAAATCAGTGGGCCGCAGCAGTATTCGCTCGTGCTGGCCGACGGCGTGCAGACGTTGCCGCCGTTGGTGGCCCAGATCCTGCAAAACGCCGGGCCGGGCAACACCAGACCGGTGACGGTCGAACCGTCCGCCCTGGCCAAGATGCCGGTGGTCAACAAGCTGGACCTGTCCTCCTACCCGGACGCCCCGCTCAACGTGGCGGACATCCGCGAGAACCCGGCCACCTGCTGGTGGTGGCAGAAGACGTCCGGTGAAAACCGCGCCCGCATCCAGGTCGTGTCCGGCGCGAGCCTTCCGATCGCGGCCAAGGACGAGAACAAGGTGGTCTCGCTGGTCAAGGCCGACACCACCGGACGCGTAGCCGACCAGGTCTACTTCGGGCCGGACTACGGAAACTTCGTCACCGTCACCGGCAACGACCCCGGCGCCAAGACGACCGAATCGCTGTGGTGGCTGACCGACGCGGGCGCACGGTTCGGGGTCGACGACACCCGTGACGTGCGTGAGGCGTTGGGCCTGAAGACCACGCCGAGCCTGGCGCCCTGGGTGGCGCTGCGGCTGCTCCCGCAAGGCCCGACCTTGTCGCGGGCGGACGCGCTCGTGCAGCACGACACCCTCCCGATGGATATGTCCCCAGCAGAATTGGCGGTACCTAAGTGA